A genomic stretch from Hemibagrus wyckioides isolate EC202008001 linkage group LG18, SWU_Hwy_1.0, whole genome shotgun sequence includes:
- the LOC131369190 gene encoding 5-hydroxytryptamine receptor 2C produces MLTPGRLYCSLTMASLHCVYPNNQNHSGSNYSGLITTCTSKGKNWPALVILVIIFFTVGGNILVILAVSLEKKLHNATNFFLRSLAVADLLVGILVMPVSLINILYNYSWPLPHVLCPMWIFLDVFLCTASIMHLCAISLDRYVGIRSPIQHSRTNSPYRAMTKITAVWTISMIISLPIPVISLQDEQKVLVNGRCVLTEPRFMLVGSSVVFFLPLMIMVVCYFLTMRVLQQHLATFSTEHRNCTNTKQPSPQPSLLSDDPSSLSNSPIKRVLQHLSPPLRVRECTGSRGQGKRRMAQAIQNERRASQVLGVVFFLFLVMWCPFFVTNVLIATCQDGCSECLLRLMDIFVWLGYVSSGVNPLIYTLFNKNYRHAFSCYLRCIYREKAKGVLSNSACQVYSVTPTPVLCERSFTSGFSGSNRGHKQGEILKEDASSFASSTDNISRV; encoded by the exons ATGCTGACTCCTGGAAGACTGTATTGTAGTTTAACTATGGCTTCATTACACTGTGTTTATCCCAACAACCAGAACCATTCTGGATCCAACTATTCAGGACTGATAACCACTTGCACAAGTAAAGGAAAGAACTGGCCTGCTTTGGTCATTCTggtcatcatcttcttcaccgTTGGTGGGAATATTTTGGTAATACTGGCAGTATCCTTGGAGAAGAAGCTGCACAATGCCACCAACTTTTTCCTGCGCTCGCTGGCAGTAGCGGACCTGCTGGTGGGAATCTTGGTCATGCCGGTATCACTTATCAACATTCTCTATA ATTACTCGTGGCCTCTGCCCCATGTGTTGTGCCCCATGTGGATCTTCCTGGATGTGTTCCTCTGCACTGCCTCCATCATGCACCTCTGTGCCATTTCTTTGGACCGCTACGTCGGCATCCGCAGCCCCATCCAACACAGCCGCACCAACTCCCCCTACAGGGCCATGACCAAGATCACTGCAGTCTGGACCATCTCtatga TCATCTCATTGCCCATCCCTGTGATCAGCCTGCAGGATGAGCAGAAGGTCCTGGTGAATGGCCGTTGTGTCCTCACTGAGCCTCGCTTCATGCTTGTGGGTTCCTCTGTGGTGTTCTTCCTCCCCCTCATGATCATGGTTGTCTGCTACTTCCTGACCATGCGGGTGCTCCAGCAGCATCTGGCCACCTTCTCCACTGAGCACAGGAACTGCACTAACACCAAGCAGCCATCCCCTCAACCCAGCCTCCTGAGTGACGACCCATCCTCTCTTTCTAATTCCCCAATCAAAAGAGTGTTGCAGCACCTGAGTCCTCCACTGAGGGTACGTGAGTGCACAGGTTCACGAGGTCAAGGGAAACGGCGCATGGCTCAGGCCATCCAGAATGAACGCAGAGCCTCTCAAGTCTTGGGTGTggtctttttccttttcctggTCATGTGGTGTCCGTTTTTTGTCACCAATGTGTTGATTGCCACGTGCCAGGATGGATGCAGTGAATGCTTACTCAGACTAATGGACATTTTCGTATGGTTGGGCTACGTTTCCTCCGGAGTCAACCCGCTCATCTACACCCTATTCAACAAGAACTATCGCCATGCCTTCTCCTGTTACCTGCGCTGTATCTATCGTGAAAAGGCTAAAGGTGTGCTCAGCAACTCCGCCTGTCAGGTTTATTCTGTTACACCCACCCCTGTTCTGTGTGAGAGGAGCTTCACTTCAGGATTCAGTGGCTCCAATCGGGGACACAAACAAGGCGAGATTCTAAAAGAAGATGCTAGTAGTTTTGCTAGCTCCACAGATAACATCAGTAGAGTTTGA
- the tmem185 gene encoding transmembrane protein 185-like, translating to MNLRGFFQDFNPSKFLIYACLLLFSVLLSLRLDRDIEWSYWAVFAPIWLWKLMVIIGASVGTGVWAHNPQYRAEGETCVEFKAMLIAVGIHLLLLTFEVLVCDRVERGKHFWLLVFMPLFFVSPVSVAACVWGFRHDRSLELEILCSVNILQFIFIALRLDKIINWPWLVVCVPLWILMSFLCLVVLYYIVWSVLFLRSMDVIAEQRRTHITMAISWMAIVVPLLTFEILLVHKLDGHYESKFVPVFVPLWISLVTLMATTFGQKGGNHWWFGIRKDFCQFLLELFPFLREYGNISYDLQHEDSEVSEELPAHEPPKIAPMFRKKTGVVITQSPGKYFVPPPKLCIDMPD from the exons ATGAATCTTCGGGGATTCTTTCAGGATTTTAATCCAAG TAAATTCCTGATCTATGCgtgtctgctgctgttctcGGTGCTGCTGTCTTTACGTTTAGACAGAGACATAGAGTGGAGTTACTGGGCCGTGTTTGCACCCATATGGCTCTGGAAGCTCATGGTCATCATCGGGGCATCAGTGGGCACTGGGGTATGGGCTCACAACCCTCAGTACAG GGCTGAGGGTGAGACCTGCGTAGAATTTAAGGCCATGCTGATCGCTGTCGGGATCCATCTCCTCCTCTTGACATTTGAGGTTCTGGTGTGTGACCGTGTGGAGAGAGGGAAACACTTTTGGCTGCTGGTTTTCATGCCGCTGTTTTTCGTCTCGCCCGTCTCCGTGGCAGCGTGTGTGTGGGGCTTCAGGCACGACCGCTCACTTGag CTCGAGATCCTGTGCTCTGTAAACATACTGCAGTTCATCTTCATCGCACTGCGGCTGGATAAAATCATCAACTGGCCGTGGCTG GTGGTCTGTGTGCCGCTGTGGATTCTCATGTCCTTCCTGTGTCTCGTGGTGCTTTATTACATCGTCTGGTCTGTGCTTTTCCTGCGCTCGATGGACGTGATCGCAGAGCAGCGTCGCACACACATAACCATGGCCATAAGCTGGATGGCTATTGTTGTGCCCCTGCTGACTTTTGAG ATCCTCCTCGTGCACAAGTTAGATGGTCATTACGAGTCCAAATTTGTGCCGGTCTTTGTGCCGCTGTGGATCTCCCTGGTGACACTGATGGCAACTACGTTCGGCCAAAAAGGAGGCAATCACT GGTGGTTTGGCATTCGTAAGGATTTCTGCCAGTTCCTTTTGGAACTCTTTCCTTTCCTGCGGGAGTACGGCAACATCTCCTACGACCTGCAGCATGAAGACTCCGAGGTGTCCGAAGAGCTTCCTGCCCATGAGCCGCCAAAGATTGCACCCATGTTCCGCAAAAAGACGGGCGTCGTCATCACGCAGAGTCCTGGGAAATACTTCGTGCCTCCTCCTAAGTTATGCATCGACATGCCGGATTAA